CAAGAACTTCTACAACGATCAAGTACTCTTTTAGGGCGTTTTGCGCACGAGGTGAAAGTCGCGAACGCCATGGGATTATTTGACATTAACACCATTACGGAGGACTTCCTTATCCCCGTCTTCAAGATAGCTTTCGATTGCCCCGATCTGTGCAACCAAAATCGTATCCAAATGAATTTCCCGGCCATCGATCTGGGATGCAAAACTAGCAGAATCTCTATCCAGATCACTTCTGACTCTTCAAGCAGTAAAGTGTGCGAAACGCTGAAGAAATTTGAATCTCACAACCTCGGCAAAGATTTTGAC
This window of the Syntrophorhabdaceae bacterium genome carries:
- a CDS encoding SMEK domain-containing protein: MTRQELLQRSSTLLGRFAHEVKVANAMGLFDINTITEDFLIPVFKIAFDCPDLCNQNRIQMNFPAIDLGCKTSRISIQITSDSSSSKVCETLKKFESHNLGKDFD